The Drosophila sulfurigaster albostrigata strain 15112-1811.04 chromosome 3, ASM2355843v2, whole genome shotgun sequence genomic sequence aaaattaaattgaaagatTTTCACTGACCGGACACAGGAATTTTTTACAATCtaaatttacacaaaatattttaggtTAAATtagtattcaaataaattagaaacGGCATGATATAATCACTTAGTAAATTGGTTATTTAAATAGATTGATtgagttattttattttgttttttttttttggtaaatcTCGTAGGTTTGTGCTGCGCTCTTATGGAATATCCGGACTACAGCATTATATACGTCACCATATCAAACTGGCCAAACGATTTGAGGAGTTGGTGCTCAAAGATAAACgctttgaaatttgtaatcaAGTCAAGGTGAGTTACATTTAATGCTTTTACCGTAATCAATCATGAGACGAGTTCAAAGCACTTTTATGCgtttaagcaacaacaacaacaacgaatttGTGTTCGTTTTTATTggatgtgtgtgggtgtgtttgtgtctgtgtgtgtagttgATTGTTGTGCTTGTTAAACATTTATCAAAGTATTATTTCGGGGGAAATTGTTTAGCTGACGCAAATGCAGACACACATAGACAGAAACCTAGAGCTATATAGACATTAGACATTGACTTTGACTTgactaaaaatcaaaatcaaattatgaaatttgtcTTGGATCGCATCGTAAACTATTTCACACCCACCAACAAAAGCCAAGAAGCCAAGCAGTAGTGAACGTGCGGAATATCATGCCAAAAAATGCCAAGAGAAACGGCCACTGCAAAAATCTGGTAATTGAAGTGTTTTGGCATAATTGCCATACAAAATTGAGAGGGGcgcaaacagaaaacagaaaaagaaaaaacgaatgCTCGCAATAGAAACAAGACCAAAATACAATAAGTGATTCATGACAGCTGCTTTGGGGGCcagagttttgttttgttaactCGCATTCAATTGGCCCTCCGCATTTCCGAAATGCTTCAACTCACGTAATTCATAATACACGTAATAGAGCActcacattgcgtatacgcaacgttgttCGGacacatttgatttgatttgttttcaatgGAATTGTGTTTTCATTATGCTCGACATCACAATGGTCCGTGTCTTTATCTTTTGTGGATTTCCTGCAGCTTGGACTGGTTTGCTTTCGCCTCAAGGGCAGCGACAAGCTCAACGAGAAGTTGCTCAGCGCCATCAACGAGTCGGGCAAGTTGCACATGGTACCCGCCAGCGTCAACGAACGCTATATCATACGCTTCTGTGCGGTGGCACAGAATGCCACCGGCGAGGACATCGACTACGCCTGGGACACCATTGTGGACTTTGCCAACGAGCTGCTGGAGAAGGAACAACACGACGAGATCACCGAGATTATCAATCGCAAGAAACAAGACACTTTGGCCCAGAAGCGTTCATTCTTCGTTCGCATGGTCAGCGATCCCAAGATCTATAATCCGGCCATCAATAAGGCCGGTACACCGAAGCTATCCATGGAGTTGCCATCGCCGGTGGTGAGTCGAGGCAGTGCACCCATCATACGCACTCAGAGCTCAGTGGATCACAACTCCTGGATCTCCTGGCCATTGGCGTTTCTCTTCAACAGTAACAACGAGGAAAAGGGCAGCAATTGCTCCTTGCGGTAAGTCTAATGAGCCTTAAGGCTGAATCTCAGACTTTATAAGCCACTAAATATTGGTATAATCCATGCTCTTCATTTAATAACTTAGAATTCCTATGTACCATATATTATAATtccaattatattttgaattcagCTTCTAAAGAAATTCtacaaatgttaaaaattattaaaaccaTTTCTATTACATCTTAATTTTGcttcattattaatatttatcttATTTAAAACGAAAGCAGAGAAATAAAAGACGAtcgtatttcttttaaatgtttttgataAGCAATTAACAAATTCTACTACTTCATAATTTTGCTTCACTTAAAACAAATGGttaacgaaaacaaaaattgatcGTATTactttaacatatttttgtttgtactcACTAttgaaacttttaaaaatatcatatctattttaatgtatttcttttttaattgtagacatgttattgttattattaaagctACTTTacaaatcttttaaatttgaatactttccttttgtatttttttagcATTCTTGGTAAAGTTTTTTCAAACCATCGATCGCATTTAAGTTGTCTCCTGTATTATTAGTacttttaaagttatttaaaaactcgatttatttagttttattttctcttagtttttttttagattcacAGTTTTTTACTGCATATTCTCATTTGCTCCACTAGAGTTTTCAACTAATTTTCCGCTTTGACAGTTTCCGACACCTTGACACCAATGTGCGACCTTCGTCTTCACGTCGCAATTCGGGCGCCGGCTCATCGCCATCGCCGGAGAACGAGACGGGCTTTGTGAATGTGCAACAACAATCTATtctccaacagcaacagcaacaacaacaacaacagcagcagcagcaacaacaatctcCAAGAAAATCACCAATGGTTCTAAGGAAATTATCTTCCGCTCGGGATAATCACAATTGAATTTCTGCtcgctttaattaattaactatgcaaaactatttgaaaaGCGCGCTTCACATTTAGCTGCGGCGCCTAGTTGAATTCTAGACcaatttacaaaatacaatatacaattaataataactgTCTTTccctataaatatttgatgtaaTAAATGCAAGCACCTTTCTCTGTTAGccataaattttgttgctcAAATCATCTAATATTTATGCAGTATACCGAATAAATAGCGATTTATGCACAGTTTCAACAGCTCTTTTAACTATTTGATTAATGTCAGCGTCGGAAAAAGCCAGAACAATTTTTATGGGCACACACAATAAAAGCTATAGtctatgaaaatttgtttgcgatcaaataaaaaacttcAAAGTTATTCcagaaataatttgatatggCAAGCAATAGCTGTCatctatttttggtatatttagtactctatggaatattattatttaggaagtatattgatataccaaatatgaatttttagcattttagtacttttctgtatattattttaatatattttaaagaaaattccTACTTTctagtttttattgaaattcaagaaataatttgatatatatctttggtatattagtattgacgcagtatattaatataccaaatatacattttaatattttttagtatgttttaaatatatttagtagtCTATGgcagtatattgatatacaaattattatatttaaaaaattgatatGGAAGATAACAACTGCAGCTGTTTTTAGTACTCTATggcatattattatttagccagtataatttttttatttttcattttaactCAGGCTATGGCTTTTTTGCTTTagctcattaaaaataattctaggaattttaaatttcaaaactttATATCTTCTATTACTTATCAAAAAAACAGTATTAGAAATACTTTAAAGTAGGTCAAACAAAccttaacatatttaaaattgcgaTTATATCACACGTGTTATCATCATAGTTTTTCGGTGGGCATAAAGCATGAATGGATCGATAATTATAGAAATAGCAATGATGACAAATTCATACTAAAAGATCCAAAATGCTTATCCTACCGATTATTTGCGAGATTTACGATTTCCTTTGTTGTTTCACTGAGGCATTGTGTTATTTTGGACCCTCTCTGGCATATGTTGTTCTAGCCACAACTACCACAATTACGTGCAagatcacacacacacacacacagatctCTGGTAGACTAATTACGCGATAAACAAATCATAATTTCTGCATGATGCCATGGCCATGACGTCGTACTCAATGAATCAACAACGAGAGACTTGCCTCAACGCAATttacccacaaaaaaaatgtataaaatataagtttatATTAGAGATTTACTCGGTTCTCCTTGGGTCTCTTGCTTTTTCACATAGATGCGCACCAGCTTGTCCACATATGCATTCTTCTCCAGCGGCGAGATTTGCTTCAGTTTATTGCCGTCGATATCCCAGTTTAGATATTGTGGTGCATCAATCTGAACTTTAGATTGCGCCTCAACCGGGCGACTGCATGGAGACGAATGAATAGCGAGTTTATCTAAGGATTTAAGCAGATTGTACCTACTCATCGCGTTGGCATCTCCTCCTATCAATTGTTGTGGCGCAGCGGCTACTTGCGGCATGCCACCCACAGCCACAGGACTTGTCTTTGCCACCAGCTGTTGCAGAAAGTCCTCAGACTTTTGATTCACCTCAGACTGTACTTGATCCGGCTGTTGTTTTGCCAACAGCTGAGTGAGCAGCATCAACTGTCCATTACTGCTGTCAGCTTGATGATCCGCTGCCTTCTGCTTGGGCATCAACTCATCTACTTTGGCCGCAGACATGGCTACAGCCAAAGAGGGTTGCTTCATGGCCAACAACTGATCGACTGTGGGATATTTGATGCCTTCCTTGCCAATCGCATTCTCCCGCTTCTGCTTCAGTTTCACATCTTGCACTCCACATAAATGTTGCTTGGATTTGTCCACTTCTTGTCGCAATGAGTCGCGTTCATCATCACGCTCCATGCGACTCATGATCGCATCCAAATTGGGTTTTATTTTCGATGTATCCTCGTAATCATTCGGCAGATAACCAAGCTGACGCAAATACACAATCGGAGATTCCCAATTCTTAATCAAATCCCGCACAATCTCATTATAATTGTTGTGCAGTCCCAACTTTTCCATTGGCAACCTTTTTGCACCAagaaaagttgcaaaaaaacTGCAGATCAATAAAGCGCTTTAAAGGATCTGTTATTAACTGACTTTCAGTATTGATAAGTGATGAAATATTACCAAAATATCGCTCGCATTGCGTTGGAATCAATGCTAAGccaagtttattaaatatgcacaaaTGTGCgttcaatattttcattgtatgaattgaattttagcGCAAAGCCAGTTATCAATGACATTAATAAGAATTTGAGCAATTTCTAAGTAAAAATTGAAGCATCAATCGTATAAGAAGATACTTCTTAGACCTTTAAAACACATTCTTCACAGTAAGCATAACCTTCTACCAAGTTTCAAGCTCTTTTTGATCCACTTCTTCATGGCAATCAAAGCGTCATTGGCCAAGAATAGAAACAGCCAAATGCTGTCGTACTTCAAGTATTCAAAATACTTGTAATCTGATTGAAATCCGAGCCTAATAAAATCACAGCTCGCATCGTTTTGCCTAAACGTTTCCCATGAACTGAAGCTTTTCAGTTGAATTAATTAACTCACGACTTTCAGGCGATCATGAAATACAATAGCCACAAACAAACTCTTCAATTAACAgtcagaaataaaattaaatgaggggccaataaaataaaagccgAAATAAATCATATGTTAGCATGAGCAGACAGTGTGAAGAAAGAATCGACACATTTTGTGCAACTTAATGGGGAGAAATTAGCATATAACGCTTTGAAATGCCAA encodes the following:
- the LOC133840777 gene encoding uncharacterized protein LOC133840777 isoform X2, whose protein sequence is MRAIFCALLICSFFATFLGAKRLPMEKLGLHNNYNEIVRDLIKNWESPIVYLRQLGYLPNDYEDTSKIKPNLDAIMSRMERDDERDSLRQEVDKSKQHLCGVQDVKLKQKRENAIGKEGIKYPTVDQLLAMKQPSLAVAMSAAKVDELMPKQKAADHQADSSNGQLMLLTQLLAKQQPDQVQSEVNQKSEDFLQQLVAKTSPVAVGGMPQVAAAPQQLIGGDANAMIARLRRNLKFRLMHHNI
- the LOC133840777 gene encoding uncharacterized protein LOC133840777 isoform X1 — encoded protein: MRAIFCALLICSFFATFLGAKRLPMEKLGLHNNYNEIVRDLIKNWESPIVYLRQLGYLPNDYEDTSKIKPNLDAIMSRMERDDERDSLRQEVDKSKQHLCGVQDVKLKQKRENAIGKEGIKYPTVDQLLAMKQPSLAVAMSAAKVDELMPKQKAADHQADSSNGQLMLLTQLLAKQQPDQVQSEVNQKSEDFLQQLVAKTSPVAVGGMPQVAAAPQQLIGGDANAMSSRPVEAQSKVQIDAPQYLNWDIDGNKLKQISPLEKNAYVDKLVRIYVKKQETQGEPSKSLI